Proteins from one Neodiprion fabricii isolate iyNeoFabr1 chromosome 5, iyNeoFabr1.1, whole genome shotgun sequence genomic window:
- the LOC124183846 gene encoding AH receptor-interacting protein, with amino-acid sequence MENKEFIQKSILHTGTKFVNFSPGTKVRFHFKTTRCNEEKTVVDDSRVMGEPMELVLGKKFKLEVWEVIVQKMALKEIARFRVDKSLVTPYPFVSKTLREVGKPLSEKRSHHCCGVMLQNEGIGYDDLNDLIKNPQDLEFTIELLDVVSPSDYEKETWQMTEDEKLNSIPTLREKGNTQFKEENYKAASDTYATAIGMLEQLMLKEKPNDEEWLELQKMKVPLLLNFAQCKLLNKEYYAVIEHCTTVLKSEPDNVKALYRRGKAHIGVWNEKEAKEDLERAAELNPALRTVVDKELSNFQTAIKEKDKLEKNKLAQIFAS; translated from the exons ATGGAAAACAAGGAATTTATTCAGAAATCCATTTTGCACACTGGAAcaaaatttgtgaatttttcaccagGTACCAAG GTTCGATTTCACTTTAAAACAACCAGGtgtaatgaagaaaaaactgttGTCGACGACAGCAGGGTGATGGGCGAGCCTATGGAACTTGTGCttggcaaaaaattcaaacttgaaGTTTGGGAAGTGATTGTACAAAAAATGGCTCTGAAGGAAATTGCCAGATTCAGAGTCGACAAGAGC CTTGTCACGCCATATCCATTTGTATCGAAAACATTGAGAGAGGTGGGTAAACCACTTTCGGAAAAACGAAGTCATCACTGCTGCGGTGTGATGTTACAAAACGAGGGTATTGGATACGACGATTTGAACGATCTTATTAAGAACCCGCAGGATTTGGAGTTTACGATTG AATTATTAGATGTTGTATCACCATCTGATTATGAAAAGGAAACTTGGCAGATGACGGAAGATGAAAAACTAAACAGTATACCGACTCTTAGAGAAAAGGGTAACACCCAATTCAAGGAGGAAAATTACAAAGCTGCATCGGATACTTATGCAACAGCAATCGGTATGCTGGAACAGTTGATGTTGAA GGAAAAACCAAACGACGAAGAATGGCTCGAATTGCAGAAAATGAAAGTGCCACTTCTCCTTAATTTTGCACAATgcaaattgttaaataaagaGTATTATGCTGTGATTGAACACTGTACTACCGTACTCAAATCGGAGCCAG ACAATGTGAAGGCACTTTATCGTCGCGGAAAGGCGCATATCGGAGTgtggaatgaaaaagaagcTAAGGAAGACCTTGAACGTGCAGCTGAGTTGAATCCAGCCCTACGAACAGTTGTTGACAAAGAATTAAGCAATTTCCAAACGGCTATTAAAGAGAAAGataagttggaaaaaaacaagCTTGCACAAATATTCGCGAGCTAA